AAGCTTGAGTTGAGCCTCCACTTTGAAGCTCTCTCTATTATTTACAATCTCAAGCCTAGTCTTTGTTTTTGGGCtgtcattattatttacaaagcTGTTGGTTTCTACTGGCATACGAGGACCATCTGATTCAGTTTCTTCGATGCCGTTGTGAAATTCTGCCAGTGAAGCACTACTGTCAGTCACAGAATCAAGAGAGCCAGAGCTGCTCCTGTGTGAAAACCTGCCATTTGCCAACAGACCAGATCTCTGTTGCTGAAGTCGCCCATTAAGATTGCACTCCAGAGCAGGGTTCCTGCATGACAAGGTAAATGGTACTTCATCAATGCCAATATGACGCCTCACTGTTGGGCACAAAAAGATAATATACAATTGAATATAAGCAAAAGACACTACTATGCACATtaagcaaaatatatatttttgtttgattgaTAAGCAGCATGCCACCAGTTGGGTCTTAATCCCAATACATCCTTCTTACTGAAGGTGTTATTTAAGCTATGGCTCAAGCAAAATACAGAATCAACAGATGTCAAGTTTTATCCAAGATTTAAGTTCTTCAAGTATGATAACATGAAGAATCAGGTACCCCAAAATTGAAATCAaagctgatttttttttatcagtgaaAACATAATCGATGTCATGCAAGTAACAGTCGAATTTCcagaaataagtaaataaataaactcacaaaaCTTGTGCACCTTGTTTGCTGGATTTTTGGGGTCGAAAGATAGTCGAAAACTGGAACCAAGCCTTTTGACCTTGCTTCAATCACACAAGTTGGAATCCTTTCAATTTCGATTTCCCCCCCAGAAGCATTTTCGTCATCCCTTTTGGGGCCTTCCACCATCATCAACTGAAAGTATATCTGGCAAGCAAATGTACAAGAAAAGGGACACatcaaaaatcaaagaaaatgcaCACATCAATGACATAAACAAAACATATTCTGTTCCAGCAGAAGACAGATATACCTTAGGTTTTGCCCACAATGGTGCCCGAGGTTGATGCATCTGTAGTTCAGCTTCTGATATATAGAAATGGTGTTTCTCCTCAGGACTGATCTTTGCTTTAGCAAATGTACCCCCAGCTTCAGGATAGATGCTATTTCCCTTCCTCACTCCTTTGGAATATATTTTATTGCTGTCTGAGTTTCCATTCTCACCATATATGTCAAtattatcttctctctctcttcggtTATGTTTCTGACATATATTCCACTTTTGGATAGCCTCGATGACTAATCTTGCATCGCATTCCGGTGCTAATTCAGGACCAGTGGTTAATCCAGACACATTAGCTGTTGGGTCTAGACAAGTTGATGTTCGCAACACATATTGTGTCATACAACCAGACGGAGAAAAAACCAAAAGGTGGTACTTTGATTTCGAAGAACTGCAATCCACATATAAAGCATTCCCTCTGCAATTGTGGAAAGATGAAGCAATAGCCCCAGAAAGAGAACTCATTCTACCTGTTGCAGCTGCTGCTGCACCACTTACAGTTCCTCTCCATCCATTGTTTCCATTCCTTATTCTGCTAACAACAGAAAGTGTAACGGGAGGACCAGCTGCAAAAAGGCTCTGTTGATTTGGTGGCCAACGCACTGATGGGTTAGTCATAACACCCAAACTGCTATTTTTGATGGTAAGACTAGCATCAGCAGACTGAAAGTTTACTGATCCCCCAAGAGGATTAATAGTAAACAAATGACTTGTCCCCCTTGATGAACTGATCATAATCCAGTTACTGTCGTCACTGAAAGTGATATCCTGAATGACCTGAATCGATTACCAAAAAACATCCTAGAAAAAGTGAGATGATAACAATGACATATTCAAGAAGGAACATTGAAAAATGTATCCGACACTTACTGCATTTGTGAAGCCACGTTGCAACCTGTAAAGATGTACATAAGATGCACCTGCATCAGATGCAGAGGAGCTTCCAGGGAGTCCAGGGAttattttgaaaacatttaTGTTGTGCCCCTGCACCGAAGCGGTAACTAAAAGGGTGCCGCTGGGGTCAAAGCATAATGCTGAAATAGGACTCTTGTGTGCCCTGAACTGGGCAATAACAACTTTGCTGACAATATCTCTGATAATGACCTGATAACCAAAACAAGACAATAAAACCTAgggaaatatatataagataaaaagGATCGAGCAGTGTCATTCATAAATAGCTTCATTGGTATATGCTACAACAGCAAGAGGTTGCACAGAATAGGTTGCAACCATGCTTGGTACCAGGAAACCCACGGctcaaaacaaattataataattcaCAAGATAGGTCAAACTTAACAATATTTTCCGAATAGCTCTTATTATGTAATATAATGCATTCACCCAGGCAAAGAAGTAAAAGCAAAGTAAAAGTACATGAACTCTAGTCAAACATTCAAAAATCAAGCATTAGAGAAATGAAGCAAGCATGCACATGTGGTTTCagtaacaaataaaaacatagtTAAGAAAAGCATGTACCATTCCGGCATTTTCCACATCTGTTAGATGAATATTAACAGGTATATTAATTTTCGAACCAGGATTCCCTGATTGCATTGAAGTATTATTATCAGGCAGTAGCTCAGAGCAGTATCTGGACAGCTTCTTATACCCCATGTCTCCTAGGGTCACAATCCCAGCAGCAAGTTGCTTGCTGGATTCTTTTGCATAGTGAGCCACCATGCTCCCATTCGAAGGAAAACCGGGAAAGCTGGCAGAAGGCAATAGATGTTGTGGACTGACACGCCCTGAACTCGAGACTGCGACTGGACTTCCGCTGTAAGCAAGCCATCGAGGACCCACAGCAAGAGGCCCATAACCTATGCCTCCAGAGCCAGGGCACACCGTAATTATAGGATTCGTAAGAATGGTATAATCCCTCTCTAAAGTTGCGGCATCAAAGCAGTGTATCTGCAATTTGTAACACTTATTTTATTACACTTACAATAGGCATAAGAAAAGGGTGCTTCAAAGTTAAATAAGTAATATACCTGAGCTGCTTGAGAAATAGCGACAACTCGGGAACTGCATCTTATAGAGTAAACAACTGATCTGAACTTTAGCACATGGACATAAGATTGAGATCTAATTGAATAAAACCGAACAGTAGTAGGCAAGAAATTTCCATTTACAGGATCATGGCCGTTTGGGATGCTACCATTGCCAGGAGTGGCTGAACCATCCTGAATGTTACCACCAATAGAAAGGGACCCATCACCACAAACTACCAGCACTGGGTGGCAGTCTCCAAACTTGCCTTGCAGTCCCTTTGTTGGCACCGGTTTTGGTAGCATTTGCATAAATGAAACAGGGCCATCATGTCTTGAAACTAGGTCACGGACATTATCGGCATCCTCGACATCCCAAACCTGGAAACCGGACCTGTAAGCCAGCAGGAGAACTTGTCGAATGACATCTCCCTCACCCTCTAACTTGTCAAACCCAGCCCAAATCACCTATATAAGttttacatgaaaaatataaaagtagttATCTCCAAGTGTATTGGTTACTTTAACAAATAcgaaataacatttttttttttttgataagtagaacaATACAAAATAACATATTATGAGAGGATCATTAATTTTAAAGATGCATGACTAGcaacacttctctctctctctctctctctctctctctctctctctctctctctctctctctctctctctctctctctctctctctctctctctcacacacacacacacacacagtacagcctataaaatatataaatatacacaataGAGAAAGACCGCAAATAAGAATTTAAGAAGCAAGACTAATCTACATCAACACAGGACAAGATTCAACCTCATCACGCACATATCTTCAATTGGCAATGTGAATTTATCaaagaaatataaaacattGGATCAAAGATTTTCAACTGAATAGCTTTACACTATTATGGCATGATAACACCTCACTCACAGTTTACATGTCCACATTCGAGCACTTTTGGCCTCATGTAATTACGCATGCAGATACAAATTCCTTGCATTATTATTGGTATTACATTTTTACAAGTCAAGGTGGAATGTGAAGGGAAGCAAATGCCTTGCAATTATAAAACCACTTCCATAAGCATTtcgcattattattattttttttttttcccagttttGTATAAAACGTCTCCTTTTATGGGATTTTATAAACTTTTCCCCTCAATTTACGCTAACATGATATAAGCTTGCTACACATAGGATCTTCTATTGGCTATCTTTTGAACGCTCTCCTCTGGATATAAGACTGAATAGGAACAACATTAACCACATCCTTCAATAAATACCATACACAAACTCCAGAACTTCATCGCCAAAATTCTGTTGTAGAAGTTTTAAGTCTATGCATTAAATTGCACATAAACTCCTAACAAAGCAGCAGATCACAAGTACCGCTGCTCAGTTAGAATGGTCCATTTTCAATGGACCCCACAAATTTCACAAACCAAAACACACGAGCGtgcacaccaaaaaaaaaactccgtTCCCAAACACATTTGCCTTGTGTACCCACTCCCTCTTTCACACGCaccaacaaaaataatctcaatatattttaatgactacaaaaatctcaagagatTTCCATAGCCAAACAAGCCTCACATTTCCCAATTTTATCTCATGTTCTATGTTACTGAACTAAAAAAATCAGGTTGGATTTGTTTCCATCAAATAAGTAGTGCATAACAAGCAGCAAATGTAAAACTAAATGTTATTGATTTGATTCTTAATTCCCATGAACTAAATGAAGCCCACAGACTGACACAATCACAGCACAGAAAACCAAAAGACGTGGAATTAATACATTTAGCTTAAACCCAACTACTACTTGATTAAGAGGACGGCCATAGTTTCATTCAGCAAGAAACTTATTTGCTTTCATACTTTTTAAACAACGTTTAATAGCATCACAAAAATCCCAAAGGAAAGCACATATCCTAACGTCAACCCCATACATACTAAAATagaaatacatttaaaaattgACAACCTTAGCCCATCAACAAACTACTAAGACATTTTGTTTCTAACCATGCCAGTTGAGAGCATGATTGTAATCATTTTTAGTGTTACTTCTTACTCTTACGGGGACAAATTATTAGGTTGATCTTTGGCAACTAACTTATAGAGGTCATTAAATTTGTCCTCCTCTATGTCACTAAACAAGCCAATTCTCATAAATAGCTCAGGAAGTACACACAGTATAAATCCATAAGATGATAAGACATGGCATGACCTCTcacacacccaaaaaaaaatcctaaactaCAAGGACAAGAACCCAAAATTATGTCCCCAACTATCAAGCCAAAACACCTGTATCACTTATTAGACCACATGGCTGCCAATTCCTATGCCATCCACAATTGAAAATGAGTGTCAAGCAGCAACAGGAGGTCAAAAATAACTAAGACGAACTACGGTTAACTCCAAAAAATCCACCTAATAAGACATCAAAACGCATGGAAAACCTCTCATACAATCCAATTGACTAGATTATCCTCTATCATACCAGCGCCCTCTACATTTATTGGGTCAACGAACAAAGCTTCCTGCAACACAACTTCAACCACAATTATCAACCTTTCAACATTTGCATCTGTATCTTTTCATATCCAGCGTACTAACTTGTATGGGCATACAGCAATCTTCTTTGTACAGAAAAAACAGGCTCAAAGTAAAACTTTTACTTCGCCCAAAAGAAAAGCGTTGTATTTCCATGCTTGAGTATTGCATGAAAATTCCAAGTTGGGAATACCCATAAACTGAAATGGTGGGCAAAAGATTCTCAACCACCATTCTATCTTTTATCAGCATATTAAACTAAAACTGCATTCATTTAACGACTTCCCCATTTAGATAGTTTCAAGTAGTTTTCTATCTAAGCAGGGAAAATTGCAATAAAATCATCTCAACAAACATAGAAACACTCGTTATATTTACTCCGTGAATAAACTATTATATCGTACATTTACGTTTCCGTAAGGGTTCCGTTCTACACAACAAATTCCAATTGGGCAAAACTAAAAATTTCGGTGATTTCTTAACTTGGTAATCCTTAAATGAAAATAACGAAAACCATTACACCTCATACCTGATCATGGTTGGCATCATCGTCCCTATCAACAATCGACGACGCTACCGAGGCCGCCGATCGAGCCACTGTCGATGCCCCCGATGACACGATCCTCAGGTAGCTGGAAATGGCACGAAACGAGCTCGGAATAAAGCCGTTGGGTCGGCCTGGCCTTGGCACACCACCCTGCTGTTGTTTCTGGCCATCATTCCTCATTCCAAGAACCAAAGACAGTAATATAGCCAacacccaaaaaacaaaaatctccGTTTCTCCAATAGCCTCCTTAATCATAACCTGTTTCTGTTTTCTCTTCTAAGCCAAAGCCCCGAAAGAAAGAAACAGTCCCAATTCATTCGCTCGATTTGCAATGGTTTCCATCCCCTCCCTTTGCCTCAAACAAAAGCATTCAATCCCAATTCAGAACCACCCAAAAAGTGCACAACCAACACCcacaaatgaaaacaaaaaaccgCTTTGATTCTTTTGGCGTTTGCACCTCAAttctatatttgaaaaaaaaaaaaaacaatgataaCGTTGAAAGTGCTTTGAAAACAAAGTTCCAAGGATTTGTCTTCAATAACCACAAAGCCAAAACCAAAGcagcataaaaaaagaaatagaaacctTCAATAACACCAAGAAGTTTAGTGGCTAATCGCGATAAAATAATCAACGAAatttacaaacaaacaaaaaaaaaaaaaaagcaagcaaAAAATTAGCAAAGAATTTAGTGTGAATTGGCAAagttaaaacaagagaaaaataaaaagattggaAAATCAAATCATGGTACAGGATTGAAGGGCAGAATCCAGATGTTTAGGGTTTTggaatgaaaagttgaaaagcaCCGAAAAATCGTCGAAAAACAGGGCGAGatcggaggagagagagggaagaatGACAGAAAGTTTGGGAAGTTGGATAAGGGAAGGAGAAAAATATAGAGGAAAAACGTGTAAATCTATATTTGTCTATCGTATCATTTTTATACAAGTtttctcacttttattttttctcaaaatcttTGGTGTACAAATTGAGTTCGTTTCCCAACTTCAagctttatatttattatttacataaacCAATCTCGTAAAAACCTCCCGCGCACGTCTCGTCCTGTCGTTAAATCATGATGAACCGATGATGaggttttaattatattaaaaataaatttttggtaaataaattaatttaatttaatattttatataaaataatatcaatttatatcattatttttctgtAAATGTgtcacttctctctttttcttatgAATTTATTGAATTTCGCTTTAACCATATGATGATATGTAAACTAAAATTGATATGTACGTacgtatttttatttatatgacaTATTATGATATGATAGAAGTATCACgtcattcattttcttaatttcctAACAATCTTCACCTCAAACTAATATTAAGGTTCTATTTGAATTCTAAGAGCATGTCAAATAATTTAggaatagttataaaatattagttaataatttgtaaataataatgaagtagTTTGAGAATAATTATGTTTACAAACAAACCCTAACTTAACCTGAATTAAatgtttatttataaagaactgctatagatataaagagattacacaaaataaatccataaaCTAATATAGTTTCATGGAATCCGTtcgatatattttataataaaagtaattttataatctaacgtacaACATCAAAcatcagtttgtagatttatttttatgtaatcattttatgactagagtatttttcttatttatatcaTTATTGACATGGATGAAtatattagttaaaaaaaatttattcattattctaCACCACATATTGATTGAGACGTTGTAttacatttaattttttaattttttttctttaataaatatgcGGTGGAAGAATGATGAGTAgaacaattcaattaatttagtataaataaaattaaaaaaataaatttaatatataatgtataaaatgAAGAGTAGAAGCTCAATTGTTATGGTTTCTCTGTCGTTATATATTTGGTGGGCGAAAAATACCAAACATTCTAGCATTATTGaatatcttttttgttttttaattgttttgtagCAAATGTTGGTGAAAACATGTGATATCTGTTACAAGGCATCGTGCTTCTAAGTAACGACAAAGGAAGGAAGTGATTGATCATGGGTGTTACTAATCTTAGCCCATAACAGTTACCAAGTCTTACCCATGCCTTACGCGGACAAACGCTGTTAATTCTAAGAATAGTAGTAttgtttattatctttttaattattattttttaatatattattaaataattaaaaaattaattatttatatactaataattttatgcaacatcaaaaaataaaagagcgataatttataaataatatatctgTCATTGCATTACATATAACGTGAAATAAACGTAGTAAAACCATGATGTATTCATGGACAGCTTAGTAATAAATATACGTAGCTTTCGTTAGCAGTCATGTAGCAGTCGTCCGTGAAAGCTGTTGGGGTTGGACAAACGAAGGTTTTGTCACACGGCTttaagaaaaagggaaaaagagtaTCCGCATAACGTTTCTTTCTGGTTACCTTTcttaaatagaaaaatctagttacaaccacatttatgtattaatatgtacaataatttattataattagtcaaaagataaattttattaaaaacagtattaatttaaattttaaatatgaaaaaattaatattgatacacagattaatacgcgactttgcttgttTGTAATAAAACTCTTCTTAAATATGAGATGAAAATGACGCTGCCATGTTGGAAATCAGATTCTTGAGAAATTAGATATAGAATAATTTTACGTACAACTATGAAGTACGTAAATAttacgtaattattttgaaaaatagtaaaatttattattaaaattttatatttttcatgtgaatctcatattttatttatttttttaaaaaataattacgaGACAATTATac
This Carya illinoinensis cultivar Pawnee chromosome 11, C.illinoinensisPawnee_v1, whole genome shotgun sequence DNA region includes the following protein-coding sequences:
- the LOC122281168 gene encoding autophagy-related protein 18f-like isoform X2, whose protein sequence is MIKEAIGETEIFVFWVLAILLSLVLGMRNDGQKQQQGGVPRPGRPNGFIPSSFRAISSYLRIVSSGASTVARSAASVASSIVDRDDDANHDQVIWAGFDKLEGEGDVIRQVLLLAYRSGFQVWDVEDADNVRDLVSRHDGPVSFMQMLPKPVPTKGLQGKFGDCHPVLVVCGDGSLSIGGNIQDGSATPGNGSIPNGHDPVNGNFLPTTVRFYSIRSQSYVHVLKFRSVVYSIRCSSRVVAISQAAQIHCFDAATLERDYTILTNPIITVCPGSGGIGYGPLAVGPRWLAYSGSPVAVSSSGRVSPQHLLPSASFPGFPSNGSMVAHYAKESSKQLAAGIVTLGDMGYKKLSRYCSELLPDNNTSMQSGNPGSKINIPVNIHLTDVENAGMVIIRDIVSKVVIAQFRAHKSPISALCFDPSGTLLVTASVQGHNINVFKIIPGLPGSSSASDAGASYVHLYRLQRGFTNAVIQDITFSDDSNWIMISSSRGTSHLFTINPLGGSVNFQSADASLTIKNSSLGVMTNPSVRWPPNQQSLFAAGPPVTLSVVSRIRNGNNGWRGTVSGAAAAATGRMSSLSGAIASSFHNCRGNALYVDCSSSKSKYHLLVFSPSGCMTQYVLRTSTCLDPTANVSGLTTGPELAPECDARLVIEAIQKWNICQKHNRREREDNIDIYGENGNSDSNKIYSKGVRKGNSIYPEAGGTFAKAKISPEEKHHFYISEAELQMHQPRAPLWAKPKIYFQLMMVEGPKRDDENASGGEIEIERIPTCVIEARSKGLVPVFDYLSTPKIQQTRCTSFEPCSGVQS
- the LOC122281168 gene encoding autophagy-related protein 18f-like isoform X1 — its product is MIKEAIGETEIFVFWVLAILLSLVLGMRNDGQKQQQGGVPRPGRPNGFIPSSFRAISSYLRIVSSGASTVARSAASVASSIVDRDDDANHDQVIWAGFDKLEGEGDVIRQVLLLAYRSGFQVWDVEDADNVRDLVSRHDGPVSFMQMLPKPVPTKGLQGKFGDCHPVLVVCGDGSLSIGGNIQDGSATPGNGSIPNGHDPVNGNFLPTTVRFYSIRSQSYVHVLKFRSVVYSIRCSSRVVAISQAAQIHCFDAATLERDYTILTNPIITVCPGSGGIGYGPLAVGPRWLAYSGSPVAVSSSGRVSPQHLLPSASFPGFPSNGSMVAHYAKESSKQLAAGIVTLGDMGYKKLSRYCSELLPDNNTSMQSGNPGSKINIPVNIHLTDVENAGMVIIRDIVSKVVIAQFRAHKSPISALCFDPSGTLLVTASVQGHNINVFKIIPGLPGSSSASDAGASYVHLYRLQRGFTNAVIQDITFSDDSNWIMISSSRGTSHLFTINPLGGSVNFQSADASLTIKNSSLGVMTNPSVRWPPNQQSLFAAGPPVTLSVVSRIRNGNNGWRGTVSGAAAAATGRMSSLSGAIASSFHNCRGNALYVDCSSSKSKYHLLVFSPSGCMTQYVLRTSTCLDPTANVSGLTTGPELAPECDARLVIEAIQKWNICQKHNRREREDNIDIYGENGNSDSNKIYSKGVRKGNSIYPEAGGTFAKAKISPEEKHHFYISEAELQMHQPRAPLWAKPKIYFQLMMVEGPKRDDENASGGEIEIERIPTCVIEARSKGLVPVFDYLSTPKIQQTRNPALECNLNGRLQQQRSGLLANGRFSHRSSSGSLDSVTDSSASLAEFHNGIEETESDGPRMPVETNSFVNNNDSPKTKTRLEIVNNRESFKVEAQLKLVNSNKESVKMENHFEDEGVEFD